Proteins from a single region of Geovibrio ferrireducens:
- the lpxK gene encoding tetraacyldisaccharide 4'-kinase, protein MIPKVISVGNISLGGTGKTPFTIRLTNYFLAQGKKVCVLSRGYKGKIGLETNVISDGENILIKPPLAADEPYMIAENCKGAIVITGKERADSAAYAMEHFRPDLFILDDGFQHKRMHRDLDILLLDHRKPISTGLPFPFGYLREFPKGIRRADIIVFTRADNTEVPSNVVPLVKDKPVFFSHIEFRGIRTADGSLLSADDMAGRKCLGFSGIAGGGRFFAFLYENGVNIVKNRQFPDHMHYCCGTLDKLENIAEHYKLDMIITTQKDFVKIPEDRRHKYAYAEIDIALNDEAGFFGEIAKKIG, encoded by the coding sequence GTGATTCCTAAAGTTATCTCTGTCGGGAATATATCCCTCGGCGGCACAGGCAAAACCCCTTTCACAATCAGGCTCACTAACTATTTCCTCGCTCAGGGGAAAAAGGTCTGCGTACTTTCCAGAGGGTATAAGGGGAAGATAGGGCTTGAAACCAATGTAATCTCCGACGGGGAGAATATACTCATAAAACCGCCGCTGGCTGCGGATGAGCCGTATATGATAGCGGAAAACTGCAAAGGGGCGATCGTCATCACCGGAAAAGAGAGGGCAGACAGCGCCGCTTACGCTATGGAGCATTTCAGGCCGGATCTGTTTATACTGGACGATGGCTTTCAGCATAAAAGGATGCACAGGGATCTTGACATTCTCCTGCTGGATCACAGAAAGCCGATTTCAACAGGACTCCCTTTCCCTTTCGGCTATCTGCGGGAGTTTCCGAAAGGAATACGCCGGGCGGACATCATAGTTTTTACCAGAGCCGATAATACCGAAGTGCCGAGCAATGTTGTGCCGCTGGTGAAGGACAAGCCTGTTTTTTTCAGCCATATAGAGTTCAGGGGTATAAGAACAGCGGACGGATCGCTCCTCTCTGCTGACGACATGGCGGGGAGAAAGTGCCTCGGCTTTTCGGGCATAGCAGGCGGCGGCAGATTTTTTGCCTTTCTCTATGAAAACGGCGTAAACATCGTAAAAAACAGACAGTTCCCCGACCATATGCACTACTGCTGCGGAACTCTGGACAAGCTGGAGAATATAGCGGAGCATTATAAGCTGGATATGATAATAACCACCCAGAAGGACTTTGTAAAAATACCCGAAGACCGCAGACATAAATATGCCTATGCCGAGATTGATATAGCGCTCAATGACGAGGCGGGATTTTTCGGAGAGATAGCGAAAAAAATAGGCTAA
- a CDS encoding TA system antitoxin ParD family protein, translated as MSQAVKISDEIIKSAKIHAKAENRSLSAQIEFWAKMGKAAEQNPDMPFSMIKAIMLAREEAEQSGCEPYIFGEGA; from the coding sequence ATGTCTCAGGCTGTCAAAATAAGTGATGAAATAATAAAGAGTGCAAAAATACACGCTAAAGCAGAGAACAGATCTTTATCCGCGCAGATAGAGTTCTGGGCAAAAATGGGGAAAGCCGCTGAGCAGAATCCGGATATGCCCTTTTCCATGATCAAGGCAATAATGCTTGCCAGAGAAGAGGCGGAGCAGTCGGGCTGTGAGCCGTATATCTTCGGAGAAGGAGCTTGA
- a CDS encoding beta-ketoacyl-ACP synthase III — protein MYSRFLGTGSCFPPDVMTNHDFEKFLETSDEWITSRTGIKERRIAKTMTCGEMAYGAAVNALDMAGVKAEEIDGIIVASLTPDTTMPSTACNVQKMLGIRGCFAFDLTAACSGFIYAVNIANGLIRSGAAKKLLVIGAERLTAGLDWSDRSTCILFGDGAGAAVIGADSTPGIRSIHAYADGSFGDLLTLNSLGSTFLAERKERNIEDHLLHMSGNEIFKIAVRAMSDAADAAVLSSGLTYEDIDFLIPHQANLRIIDATAKRLKLPPEKVVINLDKYGNTSAATIPTAFDGVVRNGTLKRGMNIACAAFGGGLTWGSMVFTF, from the coding sequence ATATATTCAAGATTTCTGGGAACCGGCTCCTGTTTCCCGCCGGATGTTATGACCAACCATGATTTTGAAAAATTCTTAGAAACTTCCGATGAGTGGATAACCAGCCGTACCGGAATCAAAGAACGCAGAATAGCCAAAACCATGACCTGCGGGGAAATGGCATACGGCGCTGCGGTGAATGCTCTGGATATGGCGGGTGTAAAAGCGGAAGAGATCGACGGCATAATAGTCGCCTCGCTCACGCCGGACACCACAATGCCCTCCACCGCGTGCAATGTCCAGAAAATGCTGGGCATCAGAGGATGTTTCGCATTCGACCTCACAGCCGCATGCTCAGGCTTCATATACGCAGTCAACATAGCCAACGGGCTCATACGCTCAGGCGCAGCCAAAAAGCTCCTTGTTATAGGTGCGGAAAGGCTCACCGCAGGGCTTGATTGGTCAGACAGAAGCACATGCATCCTCTTCGGCGACGGAGCGGGCGCAGCAGTCATAGGCGCTGACAGCACCCCCGGAATACGCAGCATACACGCATACGCTGACGGAAGCTTCGGAGATCTGCTCACGCTGAACTCCCTTGGCTCAACATTTTTAGCAGAAAGAAAAGAACGAAACATAGAAGATCACCTGCTCCATATGAGCGGAAACGAAATATTCAAGATCGCCGTGCGCGCCATGTCAGACGCAGCGGATGCGGCGGTTCTCTCAAGCGGGCTCACCTATGAGGACATAGACTTCCTTATCCCCCATCAGGCAAACCTGCGCATTATTGATGCCACGGCAAAAAGGCTGAAACTTCCGCCCGAAAAAGTTGTCATCAACCTTGATAAATACGGCAACACCTCTGCCGCAACCATCCCCACCGCATTTGACGGAGTCGTGAGAAACGGCACTCTCAAAAGAGGCATGAACATTGCCTGCGCTGCTTTCGGCGGCGGTCTCACTTGGGGCAGCATGGTTTTCACTTTCTAA
- a CDS encoding DUF177 domain-containing protein, whose translation MKIILEDIESTGLEIKEERSFAFEGGKFQSVIFSGRIFPIGDNKTEFYLDGKINASVSMPCDRCLREITLELAGEVGVRIVKTAEESLPDEIELGDDDVSAYLIDGDELDTDEITEAEALLLLPMKVTCAEPCGSELIKDEEEETEKERDPRWDALNKLKNN comes from the coding sequence TTGAAAATTATACTGGAAGACATCGAAAGCACAGGTTTGGAGATAAAGGAAGAGAGGAGCTTTGCCTTTGAAGGCGGAAAGTTCCAATCCGTTATTTTCAGCGGACGCATATTCCCGATCGGGGATAACAAAACCGAATTTTACCTTGACGGTAAAATAAACGCCAGCGTCAGCATGCCCTGCGACAGATGCCTCCGGGAAATAACCCTTGAGCTTGCGGGTGAAGTGGGTGTCAGGATAGTAAAAACCGCTGAGGAAAGCCTCCCCGATGAAATTGAGCTGGGGGATGACGATGTTTCAGCCTACCTCATAGACGGTGACGAGCTTGATACTGATGAAATCACCGAGGCGGAAGCTCTGCTGCTGCTCCCGATGAAAGTAACATGCGCTGAGCCCTGCGGCAGCGAACTGATAAAAGACGAAGAAGAAGAAACAGAGAAAGAACGCGATCCCCGCTGGGACGCTCTTAATAAACTTAAAAACAACTGA
- a CDS encoding pirin family protein, translated as MKLRTIRETVTGRASVDGAGVHLNRVLSRRNAEKFDPFLLLDAFDSTNPEDYIKGFPMHPHRGIETVTYLIEGEIEHQDSLGNKGVITSGACQWMTAGSGILHQEMPQPSPRMLGLQLWVNLAARKKMTEPAYRDITPDLVAKVEDDSAAVAIVAGEYKGNHGGMKGEHLPVTFLDVTAKPGHTWTYTTPADENLFVYIMQGECSFADSAPSAAKQAVLFTEGDTFRAYSEKGARFILVHGQPLNEPIAWGGPIVMNTDEELKLAFDELDRGTFIKNR; from the coding sequence ATGAAACTACGCACAATAAGAGAAACAGTGACAGGCAGAGCCTCCGTGGATGGGGCGGGAGTGCACCTCAACCGTGTGCTGAGCAGAAGAAACGCGGAGAAGTTCGACCCCTTCCTCCTTCTGGACGCTTTCGATTCCACAAATCCGGAGGACTACATCAAAGGCTTCCCCATGCACCCCCACAGAGGGATTGAGACGGTGACTTATCTTATAGAAGGGGAGATCGAGCATCAGGACAGTCTGGGAAACAAAGGGGTGATCACCTCCGGCGCGTGTCAGTGGATGACCGCCGGAAGCGGCATACTTCATCAGGAAATGCCGCAGCCCTCCCCGCGGATGCTTGGTCTGCAGCTATGGGTGAACCTCGCCGCCAGGAAGAAAATGACCGAGCCCGCATACCGTGACATCACGCCGGATCTGGTGGCTAAGGTAGAGGATGACTCGGCTGCGGTGGCCATAGTCGCAGGGGAATATAAAGGAAATCACGGAGGAATGAAAGGTGAGCACCTCCCCGTAACCTTCCTTGACGTAACCGCAAAACCCGGACATACATGGACTTACACCACTCCTGCGGATGAAAACCTCTTCGTATATATCATGCAGGGAGAATGCAGCTTCGCGGACTCGGCTCCTTCGGCCGCAAAACAGGCGGTTCTCTTCACCGAAGGGGATACATTCAGGGCATATTCTGAAAAAGGCGCAAGGTTCATTCTTGTTCACGGCCAGCCGCTTAATGAACCCATTGCATGGGGCGGCCCCATTGTTATGAACACGGATGAGGAACTTAAACTCGCCTTTGACGAGCTTGACAGAGGCACGTTTATCAAGAACCGCTAG
- the plsX gene encoding phosphate acyltransferase PlsX, producing MRIVVDAMGGDHAPEEIVKGAVAACNEYGADILLVGREELIKKELDSCGRFPSSKIEIDHAEDIVAMDDSPSMIVRGKRNSSIHTGLKHVKSGNADAFFSAGNTGAVMAVAIMVLRTLPGIDRPAIGAVLPNIKGHTVMLDVGANVDCKPLNYFQFAIMGSVYAQIVLGLSRPSIGLLSIGEEDVKGNETTKSVHTLLRSVGNAINFYGNVEGKDLFRGTTDVVVCDGFSGNVALKVAESAGWYISKMLKEEITSSFWAKAGALMARKALMRVKERADYTEYGGAPLLGVEGVCIIGHGSSNANAVKNGIRVAKELAEHDLNKVIQEKLAASIGVLEVDKDVSFLDNIIGKFKKKNPQAE from the coding sequence ATGAGGATTGTGGTTGATGCCATGGGCGGCGACCACGCCCCGGAGGAGATAGTAAAAGGAGCCGTTGCCGCCTGCAACGAATACGGAGCAGACATACTCCTTGTGGGCAGGGAAGAGCTTATCAAAAAAGAGCTCGACTCATGCGGCAGGTTCCCCTCCTCTAAAATCGAAATCGATCATGCGGAAGACATTGTAGCCATGGATGATTCCCCCTCCATGATTGTGCGCGGGAAAAGAAACTCATCCATACACACAGGTCTTAAGCATGTTAAAAGCGGAAACGCAGACGCGTTTTTCAGCGCTGGCAATACTGGTGCGGTTATGGCTGTGGCCATCATGGTTCTGCGCACTCTGCCCGGTATAGACAGACCCGCCATCGGCGCTGTTCTCCCCAACATAAAGGGGCACACGGTCATGCTTGATGTCGGCGCAAATGTTGACTGCAAGCCGCTGAATTATTTCCAGTTCGCAATAATGGGCAGTGTCTACGCCCAGATAGTCCTCGGACTCTCCAGACCCTCCATCGGCCTCCTCAGCATAGGCGAGGAAGATGTTAAAGGGAATGAAACAACCAAATCCGTCCATACCCTCCTGCGCTCCGTAGGAAACGCAATAAACTTTTACGGCAATGTGGAAGGAAAAGACCTTTTCAGGGGAACCACCGATGTGGTTGTCTGTGACGGTTTCTCCGGAAACGTGGCTCTTAAGGTTGCCGAATCTGCCGGATGGTACATCTCCAAAATGCTTAAGGAGGAGATAACAAGCTCCTTCTGGGCAAAAGCGGGAGCACTCATGGCGAGAAAAGCCCTTATGAGAGTGAAGGAAAGAGCGGACTATACCGAATACGGCGGAGCACCCCTGCTCGGCGTTGAGGGCGTATGCATAATCGGGCACGGAAGCTCAAATGCAAATGCGGTGAAAAATGGCATAAGAGTGGCAAAAGAGCTCGCCGAACACGACCTCAACAAGGTGATTCAGGAAAAGCTCGCAGCTTCAATCGGGGTTTTAGAAGTTGACAAAGATGTGTCTTTTTTGGATAATATCATCGGTAAATTCAAGAAAAAAAACCCGCAGGCTGAGTAA
- a CDS encoding UDP-glucose dehydrogenase family protein yields the protein MKLTVIGAGYVGLVTAACLADTGNEVMCVEKVSSKLATLKNGESPIYEPGLTEVLKKNIASGNIRFTDSIEEGAKFAEAVFLCVGTPQSDTGKADLSQVEEAARQIAEVADGYKLIIEKSTVPVNTHRRVKMTLKRYANPNVTFDVASNPEFLREGSALYDFTNPDRIVAGVESERAEAIFRELYKPFTDKGFPLLITTPAAAELIKHASNSFLALKISYINMVADLCEKVGADIELVAEGMGYDKRIGRAFLNAGLGYGGSCFPKDIKAFINMADENGVDFSLLEEADFINAARRTKYLAMVEDLLWITKDKEICIWGLAFKPNTDDIREAPAIDIVRELVSQGAKLRLCDPKAVENFSRLFPEDGQIKYYEDKYAAADGADAVLLVTEWKEFVEADAAELKKIMKLPLVIDGRNAFDPKKMKEQGVEYYSIGR from the coding sequence ATGAAGCTTACTGTAATCGGCGCTGGCTATGTGGGCCTTGTGACTGCTGCGTGTCTTGCTGACACCGGCAACGAAGTAATGTGCGTTGAAAAGGTTTCCTCAAAGCTTGCAACCCTTAAAAACGGGGAATCGCCCATTTATGAGCCGGGACTTACGGAAGTTCTTAAGAAAAATATAGCCTCCGGTAATATACGCTTTACAGACAGTATAGAAGAGGGCGCAAAGTTCGCCGAAGCTGTTTTTCTCTGTGTGGGAACTCCGCAGAGTGATACTGGCAAGGCAGACCTCTCTCAGGTTGAGGAGGCAGCAAGGCAGATCGCAGAGGTTGCGGACGGCTACAAGCTGATCATCGAGAAATCCACAGTTCCAGTCAACACCCACAGAAGGGTGAAGATGACACTGAAAAGATATGCAAACCCGAATGTGACTTTTGATGTGGCATCAAACCCCGAATTTCTCCGCGAAGGCTCGGCGCTTTACGATTTCACCAATCCGGACAGGATAGTTGCCGGAGTTGAGAGCGAAAGGGCGGAAGCTATATTCAGAGAGCTTTACAAGCCTTTCACGGACAAGGGTTTCCCCCTGCTGATAACTACCCCCGCGGCGGCGGAGCTTATAAAGCATGCTTCAAACTCATTCCTTGCCCTTAAAATATCATATATAAATATGGTTGCGGATCTCTGCGAAAAAGTCGGCGCGGATATTGAGCTTGTGGCTGAGGGGATGGGGTATGACAAGCGCATAGGCAGGGCTTTCCTGAACGCAGGGCTCGGCTACGGCGGAAGCTGCTTCCCCAAAGACATCAAGGCTTTTATCAACATGGCGGACGAAAACGGTGTGGACTTTTCTCTCCTTGAAGAGGCTGATTTCATAAACGCTGCCAGAAGAACAAAATATCTCGCTATGGTGGAAGACCTCCTCTGGATAACAAAAGACAAGGAAATCTGCATATGGGGACTTGCCTTCAAACCCAATACGGACGATATAAGGGAAGCGCCCGCCATCGACATAGTGCGTGAGCTCGTCTCTCAGGGGGCGAAACTCCGTCTCTGCGATCCGAAGGCTGTTGAGAACTTCTCAAGACTTTTTCCCGAAGACGGGCAGATAAAATATTATGAAGATAAGTATGCTGCGGCAGACGGTGCGGACGCTGTTCTCCTCGTAACAGAGTGGAAGGAGTTTGTTGAGGCTGATGCGGCTGAGCTGAAAAAAATAATGAAGCTGCCGCTTGTCATAGACGGCAGAAATGCTTTTGATCCGAAAAAGATGAAGGAACAAGGGGTGGAATATTACAGCATCGGCAGGTAG
- a CDS encoding type II toxin-antitoxin system RelE/ParE family toxin, whose protein sequence is MRQVVQSPAFARQKKKLDKKQITALDEEVRKLASSPDSGEQKKGDLAGIYVYKCRLTNQLYLIAYEFNDKTLRLIFIAPHENFYRDLKNSL, encoded by the coding sequence TTGAGGCAGGTAGTTCAGTCCCCTGCCTTCGCGAGGCAGAAAAAGAAACTGGATAAAAAGCAAATAACTGCGCTGGATGAAGAGGTGAGGAAGCTTGCCTCATCGCCTGATTCCGGTGAGCAGAAAAAGGGGGATCTGGCAGGAATTTATGTTTACAAATGCAGACTGACAAACCAGCTTTATCTTATAGCCTACGAATTTAATGACAAAACCCTGAGGCTTATTTTCATTGCCCCGCACGAAAACTTCTACAGAGACCTGAAAAACAGCCTTTAG
- a CDS encoding glycosyltransferase family 2 protein, which produces MAKLSLSVCFISFNEEANMERTLKSVADIASEIIVVDSHSTDKTVEIAEKFGAKVYREDWKGFEKQKNSALEKCTQPWILSLDCDEVPDDALRHSIVGAVLSGAFSGYILSRRTFYAGKFLRFSWQPDRKLRLVKASAQPEWRGGDIHEYLHIEGETGRLEGELQHFSYKDIEDHMHRLIKYARLSAGAYRKKGRKMSFFKLIFSPLGAFLKKYILRLGFLDGFRGFLAAFSSLLYVFLKYVFLWELEMKDRDS; this is translated from the coding sequence ATGGCTAAGCTTTCTCTTTCCGTCTGCTTCATTTCTTTCAACGAAGAAGCAAACATGGAAAGAACGCTGAAAAGCGTTGCAGATATAGCATCAGAGATAATAGTGGTGGATTCGCACTCTACTGACAAAACTGTTGAGATAGCGGAAAAATTCGGCGCAAAGGTTTACAGAGAAGACTGGAAAGGCTTCGAGAAGCAGAAAAACTCCGCTCTGGAAAAATGCACACAGCCGTGGATACTTTCCCTTGACTGTGACGAGGTTCCGGACGATGCGCTCCGCCATTCCATAGTCGGTGCTGTGCTCAGCGGGGCTTTCAGCGGCTATATCCTGAGCAGGCGCACGTTTTATGCGGGAAAATTTCTCCGCTTTTCATGGCAGCCCGACCGCAAACTCCGCCTTGTAAAGGCTTCCGCACAGCCTGAATGGCGCGGCGGGGATATTCACGAATATCTTCATATCGAAGGCGAAACGGGCCGACTCGAAGGCGAATTACAGCATTTCTCATATAAAGATATAGAAGACCACATGCACAGGCTGATTAAATATGCCCGCCTTTCCGCCGGGGCATACAGGAAGAAAGGGCGGAAGATGTCTTTCTTTAAGCTCATTTTCAGCCCGCTTGGGGCATTCCTGAAAAAATATATACTCCGTCTGGGTTTTCTGGACGGGTTCCGGGGATTTCTCGCCGCATTCAGCAGCCTTCTTTATGTATTTCTCAAATATGTTTTCCTCTGGGAACTGGAGATGAAAGACCGTGATTCCTAA
- a CDS encoding chloride channel protein produces the protein MFKFRLKEFNLPVIGRWFILGSLVGIVAGLGAIIFFLMLQGCSYIFLDYLGGMRVEETAGEPAFFGHASTPFNRWIVLFLPALGGLISGFLVYRFAPEAEGHGTDAAIKAIHHKNGYIRWNVPLIKTIASSITIGTGGSGGREGPIAQIGAGFGSFLGRVLNLTDREKRILTAAGMGAGVGAIFRSPLAGAIFAAEVLYSSSDMEFEILLPSTITSIIAYSVFCSFFGWDPLFATQGFRFDSPLELAGYTILGFACAFFGWLYVNTFYRITAAFKKMKISPYFKPAIGGLLTGIIGFWLPEAIGGGYANIELAMNVHLSILFLFVLIFAKILTTSFSIGSGGSAGIFGPSMVIGASVGGFIGLALNMTVPVIAPEPGAYVVVGMAGFFAGIASAPLSTIIMVSEMTGNYHLLVPSMWVSTLAFLLLRKTTMYRNQVEFRSDSPIHKGEFFLQVLQDIRVKDIMRPDPIVLREDMKFSDIVHFISATKHNNFPVVKENGELVGVLLFEEIREFVFEEGLESIVVAGEVCEKDIPVIKPSHNLADAIEMIGFKNIELLPVVDTDKDNILIGIITRRDIISTYNKVLRKRKSENEQEADF, from the coding sequence GTGTTTAAATTCAGGCTCAAGGAATTCAACCTGCCTGTAATAGGCAGATGGTTTATACTGGGCTCGCTTGTGGGTATAGTGGCGGGCTTAGGCGCAATTATCTTCTTTCTGATGCTTCAGGGCTGCTCCTATATTTTCCTCGACTACCTCGGCGGTATGAGAGTGGAGGAAACAGCGGGAGAACCGGCATTCTTCGGCCACGCATCAACCCCCTTCAACAGATGGATAGTCCTCTTTCTCCCCGCTCTGGGCGGACTGATCAGCGGTTTTCTCGTCTACAGGTTCGCACCGGAGGCAGAAGGGCACGGAACAGATGCAGCAATAAAGGCTATTCACCATAAAAACGGCTACATCAGATGGAATGTTCCTCTCATAAAAACAATAGCAAGTTCCATAACCATAGGCACAGGCGGTTCCGGCGGACGTGAAGGCCCCATAGCGCAGATAGGTGCGGGCTTCGGCTCATTCCTCGGACGGGTGCTGAACCTTACGGACAGAGAGAAACGAATCCTCACCGCCGCAGGGATGGGTGCGGGTGTGGGTGCAATATTCCGCTCACCGCTCGCCGGTGCTATTTTCGCAGCAGAAGTTCTCTACAGCAGCTCTGACATGGAGTTTGAGATTCTCCTGCCCTCAACCATAACATCAATCATAGCTTACTCGGTTTTCTGCTCATTCTTCGGGTGGGACCCGCTGTTTGCCACTCAGGGCTTCCGGTTTGACAGCCCTCTGGAACTCGCCGGATACACCATTCTCGGTTTTGCCTGCGCTTTTTTCGGCTGGCTGTATGTCAACACCTTTTACCGGATAACGGCTGCTTTCAAAAAAATGAAGATCTCCCCTTACTTCAAACCAGCAATCGGCGGTCTGCTTACCGGAATAATAGGCTTCTGGCTGCCGGAGGCGATCGGCGGCGGCTACGCCAATATCGAACTTGCTATGAATGTTCATTTAAGCATTCTGTTTCTGTTTGTGCTTATATTCGCTAAAATACTCACCACATCTTTCAGCATAGGCAGCGGCGGCAGTGCAGGCATATTTGGACCCTCAATGGTTATAGGCGCTTCTGTCGGCGGCTTCATAGGTCTGGCGCTTAACATGACCGTTCCGGTGATTGCCCCTGAGCCGGGCGCTTACGTTGTTGTGGGCATGGCCGGCTTTTTCGCAGGGATAGCAAGCGCGCCCCTCTCCACCATTATCATGGTAAGTGAGATGACGGGGAACTACCACCTGCTTGTACCCTCAATGTGGGTGAGCACACTTGCTTTCCTTCTTCTCCGCAAAACCACCATGTACCGCAATCAGGTCGAATTCCGCAGCGATTCACCCATACACAAGGGCGAGTTTTTCCTTCAGGTGCTTCAGGACATCAGAGTGAAAGACATTATGCGCCCTGACCCCATCGTCCTCAGAGAGGATATGAAGTTCAGCGACATAGTCCACTTCATTTCCGCAACCAAGCATAACAACTTCCCCGTTGTGAAGGAAAACGGCGAACTGGTTGGCGTTCTCCTTTTTGAGGAGATACGGGAGTTCGTGTTTGAGGAAGGGCTGGAGAGCATTGTAGTTGCCGGAGAGGTCTGCGAGAAGGACATACCGGTGATCAAGCCCTCCCATAATCTGGCGGATGCCATAGAGATGATAGGCTTCAAGAATATTGAGCTTCTCCCCGTGGTTGACACAGACAAGGACAATATCCTCATCGGCATCATCACAAGAAGGGACATCATATCCACATACAACAAGGTGCTCCGCAAACGCAAATCCGAGAACGAGCAGGAGGCGGACTTCTAA
- the sugE gene encoding quaternary ammonium compound efflux SMR transporter SugE, whose translation MAWTALFIAGLFEIIWALGLKYSQGFSKPLPSVITIAAMFVSFYLLSYSMKTLPMGTAYAVWTGIGATGIFICGVIFLSEPLTLVRGLSVLLIAAGIAGLKIAG comes from the coding sequence ATGGCGTGGACTGCTCTTTTCATCGCAGGACTTTTTGAAATCATCTGGGCTCTGGGGCTCAAATACAGTCAGGGCTTCTCAAAACCGCTTCCGTCAGTTATCACAATAGCCGCAATGTTCGTAAGCTTTTACCTTCTCTCATATTCAATGAAGACTCTCCCCATGGGCACAGCTTACGCTGTCTGGACGGGAATAGGAGCAACGGGCATTTTCATCTGCGGGGTGATTTTTCTCAGTGAGCCGCTCACCCTTGTCAGAGGTTTGTCTGTTCTGCTTATCGCAGCGGGGATAGCGGGATTGAAGATAGCGGGTTAG
- the rpmF gene encoding 50S ribosomal protein L32, whose product MGVPKKKTTRRKKGHRRSHHHATAHSFGKCENCGELKLPHRVCPSCGYYKKVQVIKTAEI is encoded by the coding sequence ATGGGTGTACCCAAGAAGAAGACCACACGTCGCAAAAAAGGTCACAGAAGAAGCCACCACCACGCAACGGCGCATTCCTTCGGAAAATGCGAAAACTGCGGTGAGCTTAAGCTTCCTCACAGAGTTTGCCCTTCCTGCGGATACTACAAAAAAGTGCAGGTAATCAAGACGGCTGAAATCTGA
- a CDS encoding UDP-glucuronic acid decarboxylase family protein has protein sequence MTASAGRRKTVLITGAAGFIGSHLCDRFLAEGWKVIGMDNLITGSMDNIAHHLGDDSFRFIKYNVTNYIHIEGRVDLVLHFACPASPVDYLNFPIQTLKVDSVGTMHTLGLAKEKGARYVFASTSEVYGDPEVHPQPETYWGNVNSVGVRSVYDEAKRFSEAMTMAYHRTHGVDVRIVRIFNTYGPRMRLNDGRIIPNFAYQALQGEPVTVYGDGSQTRSFCYISDLVEGIYRTAAQEGLDGEIINLGNTDEYAVEDFARLIIGFLGSKSEVVHKELPQDDPKRRCPDITKAERVLGWRPVVSIYEGLRQTIEFFRHTINKNGGTKENG, from the coding sequence ATTACAGCATCGGCAGGTAGACGGAAAACAGTCCTTATAACAGGTGCGGCCGGGTTCATAGGCAGCCATCTCTGCGACCGCTTTCTGGCGGAGGGGTGGAAGGTTATCGGCATGGATAACCTGATAACGGGCTCCATGGACAACATCGCCCACCATCTGGGGGACGATTCATTCCGGTTTATCAAATACAACGTAACAAACTATATTCATATTGAGGGCAGGGTTGATCTGGTGCTGCATTTTGCATGTCCGGCCAGCCCTGTGGATTATCTCAATTTCCCTATCCAGACCCTTAAGGTGGATTCCGTGGGAACGATGCACACCCTTGGCCTTGCCAAGGAGAAGGGGGCGAGATACGTTTTCGCCTCAACCTCAGAAGTGTACGGAGATCCGGAGGTTCACCCTCAGCCTGAAACTTACTGGGGCAATGTGAACTCCGTGGGCGTGCGCTCTGTCTATGATGAGGCGAAAAGGTTTTCCGAAGCCATGACAATGGCATACCACAGAACCCACGGCGTTGATGTGCGCATAGTGCGTATATTCAACACCTACGGTCCCAGAATGAGGCTGAATGACGGCAGGATAATACCGAACTTTGCATATCAGGCATTGCAGGGTGAGCCTGTAACCGTTTACGGTGACGGCAGCCAGACCCGCAGCTTCTGTTATATATCGGATCTGGTTGAGGGCATATACAGGACAGCAGCGCAGGAAGGGCTTGACGGTGAGATAATAAATCTCGGCAACACTGACGAATATGCCGTTGAGGACTTTGCACGGCTTATAATAGGCTTTCTCGGTTCAAAATCCGAAGTTGTTCACAAGGAGCTTCCTCAGGACGATCCGAAGAGAAGATGCCCGGACATCACAAAGGCGGAAAGAGTTCTCGGCTGGCGGCCGGTGGTGAGCATCTACGAAGGTCTCAGGCAGACAATAGAGTTTTTCAGGCATACAATAAACAAAAACGGGGGAACAAAGGAGAATGGCTAA